A single Chloroflexota bacterium DNA region contains:
- a CDS encoding WecB/TagA/CpsF family glycosyltransferase codes for MPATVNILSVPVHNVTQAETLSLIADFVTSRQPHQLCTANPEFVMAARADSEFMTILRDADLCLPDGVGLLWASKVLGEPLRERVAGSDLVPAIATEAAKHGWRLFLLGAAEGVADQTASILKSRHPNLIVAGTWAGSPDSKEEEAITARIRAARPDVLLVAYGAPAQDKWIARNRDRLRVPVMMGVGGAFDFVAGVAERAPRWMQKLGLEWLHRLIRQPWRWKRMLALPQFAIAVLLYNRQ; via the coding sequence ATGCCAGCGACCGTAAACATCCTCTCCGTTCCCGTTCACAACGTTACTCAAGCCGAGACGCTGAGTCTCATTGCTGACTTCGTCACTAGCCGCCAGCCGCACCAGCTTTGCACGGCCAACCCGGAGTTCGTGATGGCGGCCCGGGCTGACTCGGAGTTCATGACGATTTTGCGCGACGCCGATTTGTGTTTGCCGGACGGCGTTGGACTGCTGTGGGCGTCTAAAGTGTTGGGCGAGCCTCTGCGCGAGCGGGTGGCCGGGTCGGACCTGGTTCCGGCCATTGCAACAGAGGCGGCCAAACATGGGTGGCGGCTGTTTTTGTTGGGAGCGGCGGAGGGCGTGGCCGATCAAACTGCATCCATTCTCAAATCACGTCATCCCAACTTGATCGTCGCCGGAACGTGGGCCGGGTCGCCTGATTCAAAAGAAGAGGAAGCCATTACCGCCCGCATCCGCGCCGCGCGGCCCGACGTGTTGTTGGTGGCTTACGGCGCTCCGGCGCAAGACAAGTGGATCGCCCGCAACCGCGACCGCTTGCGCGTGCCGGTGATGATGGGCGTGGGCGGGGCATTCGACTTCGTCGCCGGCGTGGCCGAGCGCGCGCCGCGCTGGATGCAGAAGCTTGGGCTGGAGTGGCTGCACCGCCTCATTCGCCAGCCCTGGCGCTGGAAAAGAATGCTGGCTCTCCCGCAGTTTGCGATAGCTGTTTTGCTATATAATCGTCAATGA
- a CDS encoding HAD family phosphatase, with translation MNFVIRLAAFDLDGTLVGHDLTLGPRVKAAIARAQAQGVVVTLATGRGPSPTDQFAAELGLTAPLICFQGGIVYDYRAHKVLHETRLDPAVVPIIVRLAEERGWNLQFESPDMIYLPRESNHPEALFNLLKVSNWKRVDNFLTDLPETPHKFILSLHDTAERDALAAELRASFDKTLAAITVVPSHPILVEGLPRGMSKATGLEWLAAHLNISREEVLAVGDNDNDAEMLKWAGVGVAMGNCSPAARAAADWVAPPLSEDGAAVALEKYLEDKSSVSSDQSD, from the coding sequence GTGAATTTCGTGATTCGTCTCGCCGCCTTCGACCTCGACGGCACGCTCGTCGGCCACGATCTCACACTTGGCCCGCGCGTCAAAGCCGCCATTGCCCGCGCTCAGGCGCAGGGCGTGGTCGTCACCCTGGCCACCGGGCGCGGCCCTTCGCCCACCGACCAGTTCGCCGCCGAACTCGGCCTCACCGCGCCCCTCATCTGCTTTCAGGGCGGCATCGTCTACGACTACCGCGCCCACAAGGTTTTGCACGAAACCCGGCTCGACCCCGCCGTAGTGCCTATCATCGTCCGGCTGGCCGAAGAGCGCGGCTGGAACTTGCAGTTCGAAAGCCCGGACATGATCTACCTGCCCCGCGAGTCCAACCATCCTGAAGCGCTGTTCAACTTGCTCAAAGTGTCCAACTGGAAGCGGGTGGACAATTTCCTCACCGACTTGCCAGAAACGCCACATAAGTTTATCCTCTCTTTGCACGACACCGCCGAGCGCGACGCCCTGGCCGCCGAACTCAGAGCCAGCTTCGACAAGACGCTGGCCGCGATCACCGTCGTACCCTCGCACCCGATTCTGGTCGAGGGCCTGCCGCGCGGCATGAGCAAGGCGACCGGCCTCGAATGGCTGGCGGCGCATCTGAACATTTCTCGTGAAGAAGTGCTGGCGGTGGGCGACAACGACAACGACGCCGAGATGTTGAAGTGGGCGGGTGTGGGCGTGGCGATGGGCAACTGTAGCCCCGCCGCCCGCGCCGCCGCCGACTGGGTCGCGCCGCCGTTGAGTGAAGATGGAGCGGCGGTGGCGTTGGAGAAGTATCTTGAAGATAAGTCATCAGTGAGCAGTGATCAGTCTGACTGA
- the glpK gene encoding glycerol kinase GlpK, whose translation MPHLLGIDQGTTQTTAVLVASDTGRLVAKNSVQLPARFPQPGWVEQEPDDIVRTVREAVAPLIEKYEIAAVGFDNQGETFVVWDADTGQPLTPAIVWQDKRGVSVCEAIASQVDHNALRRKTGLLLDSYFSAPKLRYALEQDPALRDAVQSGRARFGTTETWVIWNLSGGKLHLTDPSTASRTLLFDANRFDWDDDLLSLFGANRSILPKVVPSAGHAGDLDFGVGKPLPLHALLVDQQAALFGQACFKPGEMKCTFGTGSFLLMNIGGEMRLSNNGLLTTVAWRFGDQTAYAFDGGIFVTGSAVQWIAESLRLLPNVAASAEAASQSTDSDVVFVPSLQGLAAPHWRADARGAIFGLSRGTAPADIARATLDGIACRVYEVVTAMAQDAGQSPAHLKVDGGPSGNPYLMQAIADLLNLEVRVSAAREATAIGIANLAGHSALGLSLEELAARWQAEAVYRPKIDDGERQRRLERWGKALAALGRYHGWA comes from the coding sequence ATGCCCCACCTTCTCGGCATTGACCAGGGCACCACCCAAACCACCGCCGTCCTCGTCGCTTCTGACACTGGCCGCCTCGTCGCCAAGAACTCGGTGCAATTGCCCGCCCGCTTCCCGCAACCGGGCTGGGTGGAACAAGAGCCGGACGATATTGTGAGGACGGTGCGCGAAGCCGTCGCGCCACTGATTGAAAAATACGAAATTGCCGCCGTCGGCTTTGACAACCAGGGCGAAACATTCGTCGTCTGGGACGCCGACACCGGCCAGCCCCTCACCCCGGCCATCGTCTGGCAGGACAAGCGCGGCGTCTCGGTATGCGAAGCCATCGCCAGTCAGGTTGATCACAACGCCCTGCGCCGCAAGACCGGCCTGCTCCTCGACAGTTATTTTTCTGCGCCCAAATTGCGTTATGCCCTGGAACAAGACCCGGCCTTGCGCGACGCTGTGCAAAGTGGCCGCGCCCGCTTTGGCACCACCGAGACCTGGGTGATTTGGAATCTCAGCGGCGGCAAATTGCACCTCACCGATCCCTCCACCGCCTCACGCACCCTGTTGTTCGACGCCAATCGTTTTGACTGGGATGACGATCTGCTTTCGCTCTTCGGCGCTAACCGATCCATCTTGCCCAAAGTAGTCCCCTCGGCGGGGCACGCAGGCGATCTTGATTTTGGCGTCGGCAAACCTTTGCCATTGCACGCTCTGCTTGTTGACCAGCAGGCGGCGTTGTTCGGCCAAGCATGCTTCAAGCCCGGCGAGATGAAATGCACCTTTGGCACCGGCAGTTTCCTGCTCATGAACATCGGCGGCGAGATGCGCCTCTCGAACAACGGCCTGCTCACCACCGTCGCCTGGCGCTTCGGCGACCAGACGGCCTACGCCTTCGACGGCGGCATCTTTGTCACCGGCTCGGCGGTGCAGTGGATCGCCGAAAGCCTGCGCCTCCTGCCGAACGTAGCCGCCAGCGCCGAGGCCGCCTCTCAATCCACAGACTCTGACGTTGTCTTTGTGCCGTCCTTGCAGGGTTTAGCCGCCCCGCACTGGCGGGCCGATGCTCGCGGCGCGATCTTCGGTCTCAGCCGTGGAACGGCGCCCGCCGACATCGCCCGCGCCACCCTCGATGGCATCGCCTGCCGCGTTTACGAAGTGGTGACGGCCATGGCCCAGGACGCGGGTCAGTCGCCGGCACATCTTAAAGTAGATGGCGGCCCGTCGGGCAATCCGTATCTCATGCAGGCCATCGCCGACTTGTTGAACCTCGAAGTCCGCGTGTCTGCCGCCCGTGAAGCGACGGCCATTGGCATTGCCAACCTGGCCGGGCATTCGGCCCTCGGCCTCTCACTCGAAGAGCTGGCCGCCCGCTGGCAGGCCGAGGCGGTGTATCGCCCAAAAATAGACGACGGTGAACGTCAGCGACGGCTGGAACGATGGGGAAAGGCGCTGGCGGCCCTCGGGCGCTATCACGGTTGGGCATGA
- a CDS encoding threonylcarbamoyl-AMP synthase produces the protein MKTEVLSADSPDTLPHALEVLKRGGVVAFPTDTVYGIGAIVFDADAVARLYEAKGRPPEKAIPVLVGQTGDVSKVAARVTPSAKKLAEAFWPGALTIVVPKLSTVPEIVSAYPTIGVRLPNHAVARALLTLAGPLAVTSANLSGMNSHLHAPAVLADLNGRIELLIDGGPCPGGMPSTVLDCTVEPPEILRVGPISIEAIVAVLEE, from the coding sequence ATGAAGACCGAAGTTCTCTCCGCCGACTCTCCCGACACCCTGCCTCACGCCCTCGAAGTTTTGAAACGCGGCGGTGTCGTGGCCTTCCCGACCGACACTGTGTACGGTATTGGGGCGATTGTGTTCGACGCCGACGCGGTGGCTCGGCTCTACGAGGCGAAAGGGCGACCGCCAGAAAAGGCTATCCCCGTCCTCGTCGGCCAAACCGGGGATGTGAGCAAAGTGGCGGCCAGGGTCACACCCTCCGCAAAAAAACTGGCTGAAGCCTTCTGGCCGGGCGCGCTCACCATCGTCGTCCCCAAATTATCAACCGTGCCGGAAATCGTCTCGGCCTATCCAACGATCGGCGTGCGCCTGCCCAACCATGCGGTTGCCCGTGCTCTGCTCACGCTCGCCGGTCCGCTGGCCGTCACCAGCGCCAACCTCTCTGGCATGAACAGCCACTTGCACGCGCCCGCTGTGCTGGCCGACCTCAATGGCCGGATTGAGTTGTTGATTGACGGCGGCCCGTGTCCGGGCGGCATGCCTTCAACCGTATTGGATTGCACAGTTGAGCCGCCGGAAATTTTGCGCGTCGGGCCAATCTCCATCGAGGCCATTGTTGCGGTCTTGGAAGAATAG
- a CDS encoding ethanolamine ammonia-lyase reactivating factor EutA has translation MPDSRSVLSVGIDVGTTTTQLVFSRLILADTSRPGQIPRIGITDKSVIYQSPITFTPLADRETIDVVRLTDLVKREYAAAGVDPKQIETGAVIITGETAKKKNADEILRGLGGLAGEFVVTVAGPHLESLIAGRGAGATDYSKRHFCKVISIDIGGGSANSALFNAGALVAAAAMNYGGRILEVEHSTGRVRHIAEPAKHILEDCGLRLVTGSAPSLADLKRFTDRMADLTVELIEGTGSPLAQKLYLTPPAPVSGKGTVLMLSGGIGHYFYSPISIRSVDDATLHDDVGPLLAESLREHPVIKTYETVKPAETLRATVLGASSQTVTLSGSTIWAEREILPMKNLPVIRPVMNTGMPPLQMAASIADAVRRWDVNPATDNFAVALELDQSLNYSLLLQLATGLAEFARTLPEGRPLVAIIEHDYAQALGQTVKAMAPDRPLLVIDQVGLQEGDYIDVGAPMMDGRVVPLSVKTLIFYH, from the coding sequence ATGCCCGACTCCCGTTCCGTCCTCAGCGTTGGCATTGACGTTGGCACGACGACGACGCAACTCGTCTTCTCGCGCCTCATCCTCGCCGACACCTCGCGCCCCGGCCAGATTCCACGCATCGGCATCACCGACAAATCCGTCATCTACCAATCCCCAATTACTTTTACTCCACTGGCCGACCGCGAGACGATTGATGTAGTCCGCCTGACCGACCTGGTGAAGCGCGAGTATGCGGCGGCAGGCGTTGACCCAAAACAGATCGAAACCGGCGCCGTCATCATCACCGGCGAGACGGCCAAGAAGAAGAACGCCGACGAAATTTTGCGCGGGCTGGGCGGGCTGGCCGGCGAGTTTGTGGTGACAGTGGCCGGGCCGCATCTGGAGTCGCTTATCGCCGGGCGCGGCGCGGGCGCAACCGATTATTCCAAACGACACTTCTGCAAAGTAATCAGCATTGATATTGGCGGCGGGAGCGCCAACTCGGCCCTGTTCAACGCCGGGGCGCTGGTGGCGGCGGCGGCCATGAACTACGGCGGGCGCATCCTGGAAGTTGAGCACAGCACGGGCCGGGTGCGGCACATCGCCGAACCGGCAAAGCACATTCTGGAAGACTGTGGTTTGAGATTGGTCACGGGGAGTGCGCCGTCGCTGGCCGACTTGAAACGCTTCACCGACCGCATGGCCGATCTCACTGTCGAGCTGATCGAAGGAACGGGGTCGCCTCTGGCCCAAAAGCTGTATCTCACCCCGCCCGCGCCCGTCTCCGGCAAAGGCACGGTGCTCATGCTGTCGGGCGGCATCGGCCATTACTTTTACAGCCCGATTTCGATTCGCTCGGTTGACGACGCCACCCTCCACGACGACGTGGGGCCGCTGTTGGCCGAGTCGCTGCGCGAGCACCCGGTGATCAAAACGTACGAGACGGTCAAACCGGCAGAGACGCTGAGGGCTACCGTGCTGGGCGCAAGTTCGCAAACCGTCACCCTGTCCGGTTCGACGATCTGGGCCGAGCGCGAGATTTTGCCGATGAAGAACCTGCCGGTGATCAGGCCGGTGATGAACACCGGGATGCCGCCCCTACAAATGGCGGCCTCCATTGCCGACGCCGTTCGCCGCTGGGACGTGAATCCGGCTACGGACAATTTTGCCGTCGCCCTCGAACTGGATCAATCGCTAAATTATTCCCTGCTTCTCCAGCTTGCCACCGGCCTGGCCGAGTTCGCCCGGACTCTGCCTGAAGGCCGCCCGCTGGTGGCTATTATTGAGCACGATTACGCCCAGGCGCTGGGCCAGACGGTGAAGGCCATGGCCCCCGACCGGCCCCTGCTGGTGATTGACCAGGTGGGCCTGCAGGAGGGCGACTACATTGACGTGGGTGCGCCGATGATGGACGGGCGGGTAGTGCCGTTGAGCGTGAAGACGTTGATTTTCTATCATTAG
- a CDS encoding PD40 domain-containing protein, protein MSQKVFTLIEVVLLGGLVVFVMYIGGAFKGRDPAPTLQPTATPLPVKTAKPAPTLTATSDHPAETTIPSPTPTTPAITQPAGLIAFESNRDGNSEIYVVDAGNAFPINLTDNPAEDYAPLWSPDGSRLAFFSTRTGWLEIYAMNADGSNLKQLTKTKGTNTAYSYPLSWSPDGERILALRGRVWQVGQQPRPGSLDLIRANGSGATTLYQNKDTYVWQPSWSPDGNYVALIMAGPLQESQLYLGRPEETPFSLNRFTSNSCYNYTWSPDSKLTCYAGDRLAIVNPDGTGGQSLISFTSSYPTAILWLPTGDFMLYVASNFNAPKLKVYVVNDDGSDRREVLLDAEMMEGSALSLSPDGQWLAYNSKADDQANIYIVNVYDTYQHAQLTINAGDNLSPQWQP, encoded by the coding sequence ATGAGTCAGAAAGTATTTACCCTCATCGAAGTCGTCCTCCTCGGCGGGCTGGTCGTCTTCGTCATGTACATCGGCGGCGCGTTCAAGGGGCGAGACCCAGCGCCAACACTGCAACCGACAGCAACGCCACTCCCGGTCAAGACCGCCAAACCTGCGCCCACCCTCACCGCCACTAGCGATCATCCTGCTGAAACCACTATCCCGTCTCCAACGCCAACAACTCCCGCCATCACCCAGCCCGCCGGCCTCATTGCTTTCGAGTCTAATCGAGATGGCAACTCTGAAATCTACGTTGTGGATGCAGGTAACGCCTTCCCCATTAATCTGACTGATAACCCGGCTGAGGATTACGCGCCGCTCTGGTCGCCCGACGGCTCGCGCCTTGCCTTCTTCTCCACCCGCACCGGCTGGCTGGAAATTTACGCGATGAACGCCGATGGCTCAAACTTAAAGCAACTCACGAAGACTAAAGGCACGAACACAGCTTACAGCTATCCTTTGTCGTGGTCGCCGGATGGGGAACGGATTCTGGCGCTGAGAGGCAGAGTCTGGCAGGTTGGCCAGCAACCCCGCCCCGGCTCGCTTGATCTGATTCGGGCCAATGGCTCCGGCGCCACAACCCTTTATCAGAACAAGGATACTTATGTGTGGCAACCGAGTTGGTCGCCCGACGGCAACTACGTTGCTTTAATAATGGCCGGCCCTTTGCAAGAGTCACAACTCTACCTGGGCCGGCCCGAGGAAACGCCGTTCAGCTTGAACCGTTTCACGAGCAACTCTTGCTACAACTACACCTGGTCGCCAGACAGCAAGTTAACTTGTTATGCGGGAGACAGGCTGGCGATCGTTAACCCGGACGGCACGGGCGGGCAATCTCTGATCAGTTTTACGAGCAGTTATCCTACAGCTATCCTCTGGCTGCCAACAGGCGATTTCATGCTTTACGTTGCCAGCAATTTCAACGCCCCCAAACTGAAAGTCTACGTGGTGAACGATGATGGATCGGACCGCAGAGAAGTGTTGCTTGACGCGGAAATGATGGAAGGCAGTGCGCTCAGCTTGTCGCCCGACGGCCAGTGGCTGGCCTACAACTCAAAAGCAGACGACCAAGCCAACATTTACATCGTCAACGTTTACGACACATATCAACACGCCCAGTTGACCATTAACGCCGGAGACAACCTCTCGCCTCAGTGGCAACCGTAG
- a CDS encoding amino acid permease has product MSGQTHLEDDKKHLHKMGYAQELARRMSLFSNFAISFSIICILAGGITAFPAALSAGGGFSVSIGWLFGGAVAMIVAFGMGQIASAYPTAGGLYHWGSILGGKAWGWATAWFNLLGLIFVVSSVDWGVYALFLKPLILTPMFPNLDFSSWVLTITPGFVIDMWQTIFIAGILISQALLNHYGIKLTTILTDFSGYLIFVVAILLTGTLLIYSPVSLDFSRLFAFTNYTGPAGGSYFPVRTEASVFAFLLGLLFVLYTITGFDASAHTSEETRDAQVNVPKGMWSAVLWSWIFGFVMVSTFVLVMPNIAEGAATGGNSWFYLYDASKMPGWLRIILSIGLTVSNYLCALAGLTSCSRMMFAFARDGGLPFSNVLSHVSTQYRTPTYAIWTSIVLAWVSTLYGNAFFVLATGCAVFLYLSYVMPIAAGFLAEGKTWKEKGPFNLGAWSKPNAVIAVLGGIVLAITGFFPPNEKVFYLTVGMIVVMVILWYALERNRFEGVPMGDKIEQRQKMISDIEAKYKDSAAD; this is encoded by the coding sequence ATGTCGGGTCAAACACACCTTGAGGACGATAAGAAACATTTGCATAAGATGGGCTATGCCCAGGAACTGGCTCGCCGGATGAGCCTGTTCTCGAATTTCGCGATTTCCTTCTCGATCATCTGTATTCTGGCGGGCGGCATCACAGCCTTTCCTGCTGCCTTGAGCGCCGGCGGCGGTTTTTCCGTTTCTATAGGCTGGCTCTTCGGAGGCGCCGTTGCCATGATTGTCGCCTTCGGGATGGGGCAAATTGCCTCCGCTTACCCAACCGCCGGCGGCCTATATCATTGGGGGTCCATTCTGGGCGGAAAAGCATGGGGATGGGCAACGGCGTGGTTCAACCTGTTAGGCTTAATCTTTGTGGTTTCGTCGGTTGACTGGGGCGTCTATGCTCTGTTCCTTAAACCGTTGATTTTGACGCCGATGTTTCCCAACCTGGATTTTTCGAGTTGGGTGCTTACTATCACTCCCGGCTTTGTCATTGACATGTGGCAGACGATTTTTATCGCCGGCATACTGATTTCACAGGCGCTGTTAAATCACTATGGCATCAAACTCACTACCATATTGACGGATTTCAGCGGTTACCTGATCTTTGTGGTCGCCATCCTGTTGACGGGCACCCTGCTGATTTACTCACCTGTGTCGTTGGATTTCTCACGCCTCTTCGCATTCACAAACTACACAGGCCCAGCCGGCGGCTCTTATTTCCCGGTGCGCACAGAAGCAAGTGTCTTTGCCTTCCTGCTCGGCTTGCTGTTTGTGTTATATACCATCACCGGCTTTGATGCGTCGGCGCATACCTCAGAGGAGACGCGCGACGCGCAGGTCAACGTGCCAAAGGGTATGTGGTCAGCTGTTTTGTGGTCATGGATCTTTGGATTTGTAATGGTTTCCACATTCGTGCTGGTGATGCCTAACATAGCTGAGGGCGCGGCCACAGGCGGCAATTCATGGTTCTACTTGTATGACGCCTCTAAAATGCCGGGTTGGCTACGGATTATCCTTAGCATTGGCTTGACGGTTTCCAACTACCTGTGTGCTTTGGCCGGCCTGACCTCTTGCTCCCGCATGATGTTTGCCTTTGCCCGCGACGGCGGCCTGCCCTTCTCAAATGTCCTCTCACATGTGAGCACGCAATATCGCACACCCACCTATGCGATTTGGACCAGCATCGTATTAGCTTGGGTTTCCACACTCTACGGCAACGCCTTCTTTGTATTGGCTACAGGTTGCGCCGTGTTCCTCTATCTATCATACGTGATGCCAATCGCGGCCGGCTTCCTTGCCGAAGGCAAAACCTGGAAAGAGAAAGGGCCTTTCAACCTTGGAGCATGGTCTAAACCCAATGCGGTGATTGCCGTGTTGGGCGGCATTGTGCTGGCCATTACCGGTTTCTTCCCGCCTAACGAGAAGGTGTTCTATCTCACAGTTGGCATGATCGTAGTCATGGTCATTTTGTGGTATGCCCTTGAACGCAACCGCTTTGAGGGTGTGCCGATGGGCGATAAGATCGAGCAACGCCAGAAGATGATCTCGGATATTGAAGCCAAGTATAAAGATAGCGCGGCTGACTGA
- a CDS encoding NAD(P)/FAD-dependent oxidoreductase, which produces MGKGAGGPRALSRLGMIYDVAVIGGGAVGSAIARELSRYELNIALLEAAPDVGMGTSKASTAIWHTGFDAKPGSLEARLMRRSYALMEQFAPEAGIPIERTGGLLIAWSEEQLATLPALLDKAKQNGVADVYLIAADEVYRLEPRLGPGALGGMLVPGEHVLCTYTVPLACATQAVVNGITLKLNHSVKAIQSRDGFHVLGGPGGSVECRWIINAAGLYSDEIDRLLGHHDFIVTPRRGELIVFDKFARSLINHILLPVPTAKTKGVLISPTVYGNVLLGPTAEDLPDKTATSTSASGLQTLLEKGRAILPELLNEEVTATYAGLRAATEHSDYQIRLHAGQRYVCVGGIRSTGVSASLGIAEYVAGLLQEAGLTLKPKLQFKSIRMPNIGEAATRPYQSAEMIAANPTYGQIVCHCERVTLGEILAATRTVIPARTVDGLRRRTRVLQGRCQGFNCHGAVVSLLARETNQNPSQLMMLEQDHVA; this is translated from the coding sequence ATGGGGAAAGGCGCTGGCGGCCCTCGGGCGCTATCACGGTTGGGCATGATCTACGATGTCGCCGTCATCGGCGGGGGCGCAGTTGGCTCGGCGATTGCCCGCGAACTTTCCCGTTACGAACTAAACATTGCCCTCCTCGAAGCCGCGCCCGACGTGGGCATGGGCACGTCCAAAGCCAGCACTGCCATCTGGCACACCGGCTTTGACGCCAAGCCCGGCTCGCTCGAAGCGCGGCTCATGCGCCGCAGTTACGCCCTCATGGAGCAGTTTGCGCCCGAGGCCGGCATTCCCATTGAGCGCACGGGCGGATTGCTGATCGCCTGGAGCGAAGAGCAACTTGCGACTCTGCCCGCCCTGCTCGATAAAGCCAAACAAAACGGGGTCGCCGACGTATATTTAATTGCCGCCGACGAAGTCTACCGCCTTGAACCTCGCCTCGGCCCCGGCGCGCTGGGCGGCATGCTTGTCCCTGGTGAGCACGTGCTTTGCACCTACACCGTTCCGCTGGCTTGCGCCACCCAAGCCGTTGTCAACGGCATAACACTCAAACTGAATCATTCGGTGAAGGCCATCCAGTCACGAGACGGCTTCCACGTCCTCGGCGGGCCGGGCGGCAGTGTCGAGTGCCGCTGGATCATCAACGCCGCCGGACTCTATTCAGATGAGATTGATCGCCTGCTGGGTCATCATGATTTCATCGTCACTCCGCGCCGGGGCGAGCTGATCGTCTTCGACAAATTCGCCCGCTCGCTGATCAATCACATTTTGTTGCCTGTCCCTACTGCCAAAACCAAAGGCGTCCTCATCAGCCCAACCGTGTACGGCAACGTTCTGCTCGGCCCTACTGCCGAAGACCTGCCCGACAAGACCGCCACAAGCACAAGCGCCAGCGGCTTGCAGACGTTGTTGGAGAAAGGCCGGGCCATTCTACCTGAGTTGCTGAACGAAGAAGTGACGGCTACTTACGCCGGACTGCGCGCCGCCACCGAGCATAGCGACTATCAAATTCGGTTGCACGCCGGACAACGCTACGTGTGCGTGGGCGGCATCCGCTCCACGGGCGTGTCGGCCTCACTCGGCATCGCGGAATATGTGGCCGGACTTCTGCAAGAGGCAGGGCTTACATTGAAGCCCAAGCTGCAATTCAAATCAATTCGCATGCCGAACATTGGCGAAGCAGCCACGCGCCCGTATCAATCAGCCGAGATGATCGCGGCCAACCCAACCTATGGTCAGATTGTTTGCCATTGCGAGCGTGTGACGCTTGGCGAAATTCTGGCCGCGACTCGAACGGTTATTCCAGCGCGAACGGTGGACGGCTTGAGGCGGCGCACCCGTGTTCTGCAAGGGCGTTGTCAGGGTTTCAACTGTCACGGCGCAGTCGTGTCATTGTTGGCGCGTGAAACGAATCAAAATCCGAGCCAACTGATGATGCTGGAGCAGGATCATGTTGCCTGA
- a CDS encoding glycosyltransferase family 4 protein, translating to MIIGVDASRATAARRTGTEAYSLAITRALLNLDSPHEWRLYFRDEPPPNHLTRWRELPNHRVTNVIIHQRRLWTHLGLSNELRRSRPNRLFIPAHVLPLYHPCPSVVTVHDLGYLRFPDAHPPGQRLYLDWSTRFSARYASALIADSEATKRDLVEHYYTPPEKIAVVYPGYDDSLKPVRHPSRRSPVLEKYNLTQNFLLHVGTIQPRKNLERLIDAYDPSQIALVLAGRRGWLADSIYEKGKARGVMFLDYVADDELAALYSSATAYVAPSLYEGFGFTVLEAMACGTPVICSDGGSLPEVAGDAALIIPARDTQALAEAIRQVVADSELRRTMTMNGFRNLARFSWKRAAEQTLKVIEESGKGSTD from the coding sequence ATGATCATCGGCGTTGACGCCAGCCGGGCGACGGCCGCCCGCCGCACCGGCACCGAAGCCTACTCGCTGGCCATCACTCGCGCCCTGCTCAACCTGGACTCGCCCCACGAGTGGCGGCTCTATTTTCGTGACGAGCCGCCGCCCAACCACCTAACCCGCTGGCGCGAACTGCCCAACCATCGAGTCACTAACGTAATCATCCATCAACGACGCCTGTGGACTCACCTCGGCCTCTCCAATGAACTGCGCCGATCCAGGCCAAACCGCCTCTTCATCCCGGCCCATGTTCTGCCTCTCTACCATCCCTGCCCGTCGGTCGTCACCGTTCACGACCTGGGCTACCTGCGCTTCCCCGACGCTCACCCGCCCGGCCAGCGGCTCTACCTCGACTGGTCAACGCGCTTCAGCGCCCGCTACGCCTCGGCCTTAATCGCCGACAGCGAAGCTACCAAACGCGACCTCGTCGAACACTATTACACCCCGCCCGAAAAAATCGCCGTCGTCTACCCCGGCTACGACGACTCGCTCAAGCCTGTTCGTCATCCTTCGCGTCGCAGTCCTGTCCTCGAAAAATACAACCTCACCCAAAACTTTCTGCTTCACGTTGGCACGATCCAACCGCGCAAGAATCTGGAGCGGTTGATTGACGCTTACGACCCTTCGCAAATCGCTCTGGTGCTGGCCGGGCGGCGCGGTTGGCTGGCCGATTCAATTTACGAGAAGGGCAAGGCCAGAGGCGTGATGTTTTTGGATTACGTGGCCGACGACGAGTTGGCCGCCTTGTACTCGTCGGCCACGGCCTACGTTGCGCCTTCTTTATATGAAGGCTTCGGTTTCACCGTGCTGGAAGCGATGGCCTGCGGCACGCCCGTCATCTGCTCCGACGGCGGCTCACTGCCCGAAGTGGCCGGGGATGCCGCCCTTATCATCCCGGCCCGCGACACTCAAGCTCTGGCCGAAGCCATCCGCCAAGTTGTGGCCGACTCTGAGTTGCGCCGGACGATGACGATGAACGGCTTCCGCAACCTGGCCCGCTTCTCGTGGAAGCGCGCGGCAGAGCAGACGTTGAAGGTAATTGAAGAATCAGGGAAAGGGTCAACGGATTGA